In a genomic window of Gossypium arboreum isolate Shixiya-1 chromosome 9, ASM2569848v2, whole genome shotgun sequence:
- the LOC108460777 gene encoding thioredoxin-like protein Clot, whose product MPMKVVDSTVSSFGGMFEKFRSDAPNYKASFILFLADKDPSTYLSWCPDCVRAEPVIYKKLEASPEDVTLLRAYVGDRPTWRNPQHPWRLDSTFKLTGVPTLLLWDSNNQAIKARLEDHEAHLEHKIDALLSSK is encoded by the exons ATGCCGATGAAAGTAGTGGATTCAACGGTTTCAAGCTTTGGCGGTATGTTTGAGAAATTCAGATCAGATGCACCCAACTACAAAGCCAGTTTCATCCTTTTCTTGGCCGATAAAGACCCCTCTACCTATCTTAGTTGGTGTCCTG ACTGTGTAAGAGCTGAACCCGTGATATACAAGAAATTGGAAGCATCGCCAGAGGATGTGACACTGCTGAGAGCATATGTGGGTGACAGGCCAACATGGAGGAATCCACAGCATCCTTGGCGGCTTGACTCAACATTCAAGCTAACTGGAGTCCCAACTCTGCTTCTTTGGGATTCCAACAATCAAGCCATCAAAGCTCGTTTAGAGGACCATGAAGCACACCTTGAACACAAAATTGATGCGCTTCTCTCCTCCAAATAA
- the LOC108460776 gene encoding probable RNA 3'-terminal phosphate cyclase-like protein, with translation MGKITYKRLKGSQNMRQRLLLATLKSTPVLIEDIHADDTLPGLRPHEISLLRLFEKLTDDCLIEINETGTKLKYKPGIIVGGSHLVHDCGFSRAIGYFLEPLILLGLFARKTLVIILKGITNDSKDPSVDTFRSTTFPLLRHFGVPSEGLKLEIKSRGVSPHGGGEVHLTIPTVQHLTATMWTDEGMVKRIRGEAFTTRVSVQLGNEMIYAARGIFNRLLPDVYIASDYRKRIEAGNSPGYGISLVAETTSGCCISADTTVSYPRGDEEEDIEDEGKKELIPAADVGEKLASVLLEEIEKGGVVDSTHQGLLFLLCALCPKDVSKVRVGKLSPYGIETLREIRDFLDVQFVIKPDPSTGTVILKCWGSGMKNLSRKTT, from the exons ATGGGGAAAATAACGTATAAGAGACTAAAGGGAAGTCAAAACATGAGGCAAAGGCTACTCTTAGCAACATTAAAATCAACTCCGGTTCTCATAGAAGACATCCACGCCGACGACACCTTACCTGGTCTCCGCCCGCACGAGATTTCCCTCCTTCGTCTCTTTGAAAAGCTCACCGATGACTGCCTAATTGAAATCAATGAAACTG GTACAAAATTGAAGTACAAGCCTGGGATTATAGTTGGAGGGAGTCATCTGGTGCATGATTGTGGTTTTAGTAGAGCAATTGGGTATTTTTTGGAGCCTTTGATCTTGCTTGGTTTATTTGCTAGGAAAACCTTAGTTATAATCCTCAAAG GGATTACAAATGATTCTAAGGATCCATCTGTTGATACTTTCCGTTCCACCACCTTTCCCTTGTTGAGGCATTTTGGGGTTCCTTCAGAAGGATTAAAGTTGGAAATAAAGAGTCGGGGAGTCTCACCTCATGGTGGTGGTGAAGTTCATTTGACAATTCCTACTGTTCAGCACCTAACA GCAACCATGTGGACTGACGAAGGAATGGTTAAGAGAATTAGAGGGGAAGCTTTCACTACCAGAGTGAGCGTTCAGCTTGGAAATGAGATGATATATGCGGCTCGTGGAATTTTTAATCGTTTGCTTCCTGATGTTTACATCGCTAGTGATTATAGAAAACGCATAGAGGCTGGAAA CTCGCCTGGATATGGAATTTCACTAGTTGCTGAAACTACTTCTGGCTGCTGCATCTCTGCGGATACTACAGTTTCTTATCCACGAGGGGATGAAGAAGAAGATATTGAAGATGAGGGAAAAAAAGAGTTGATACCTGCAGCTGATGTTGGTGAGAAACTGGCTTCTGTTCTTCTTGAAGAGATTGAGAAAGGTGGAGTGGTGGATTCAACTCACCAG GGTTTGTTATTCCTTCTTTGCGCTCTTTGTCCGAAGGATGTTTCAAAGGTTCGAGTGGGAAAGCTCTCTCCATATGGAATAGAAACATTGAGAGAAATCAGAGATTTTCTAGATGTTCAATTTGTGATAAAGCCAGATCCATCCACAGGGACGGTAATCCTTAAATGTTGGGGTTCTGGGATGAAGAACCTGTCCAGAAAGACGACCTAA
- the LOC108458665 gene encoding disease resistance protein RPM1-like yields MAEEPQRTIISVVGMGGSGKTTLVANTFNKQSVKQHFEFCSWITVSQQYAIEELFRSMVKDIYKQKNEEVPMHVDTMTYRALLETCAVLAVKKVPCCLRRGVEHQFWQEISIAFPEGMCGSRVMVTTRREDVAPLQPTFVSYVHRILPLRDNDAWEFFCKKAFPNELGWCQSHLDSLARNLVEKCEGLPLAIATLGGMKSSKKSISEWKRVRDNLAWELSNNPSLELMRTILLLTYHNPPFQLKHFSLYSLLPEDYEIRRNRISRLWMAGVLEMGNDILPEAVAKSYIMELISRKESFLAACDGEKGEEQRGNHRCSIQVKDKEIKTGNGTSQLRSLIIFVVDETCKFNELPSGLKLLRVLDLEDAPIDELPIFTPKIEKLPNEIVKLQNLRQLNASYLTKRELKYFLEEIWSIVVPQIFALPNLLKLNLSNNAFVEERLCLVEGFKKLQYLNLRQFPQQKEIVIETRVMPGLKDSKSSNARSRFDCHTDVRMNWWRAYAEKETAPIYTTHLTHQN; encoded by the exons ATGGCTGAAGAACCCCAGCGGACCATCATTTCTGTGGTTGGCATGGGTGGTTCAGGAAAGACTACCCTTGTTGCCAACACTTTCAACAAACAAAGTGTTAAACAGCATTTTGAATTTTGCTCTTGGATCACTGTCTCCCAACAATATGCAATTGAAGAGTTGTTTAGATCCATGGTAAAAGATATCTACAAACAGAAAAATGAAGAAGTTCCGATGCATGTTGATACCATGACCTATAGAGCATTATTGGAGACTTGTGCAGTTCTTGCAGTCAAGAAGGTGCCTTGTTGTCTTAGACGAGGTGTGGAGCATCAATTCTGGCAGGAGATCAGTATTGCATTTCCTGAAGGTATGTGCGGAAGCAGGGTCATGGTTACTACTCGAAGAGAAGATGTAGCACCTCTTCAACCTACGTTTGTAAGTTATGTGCACCGAATTCTACCCCTCAGAGATAATGATGCTTGGGAATTTTTCTGTAAGAAAGCTTTCCCAAACGAGCTAGGATGGTGTCAGTCGCATCTTGATTCATTGGCAAGAAACCTAGTTGAAAAATGTGAAGGCCTGCCGTTGGCTATTGCGACTCTAGGTGGTATGAAGTCTTCAAAGAAGTCGATATCCGAATGGAAGAGAGTGCGTGATAATTTGGCTTGGGAGCTAAGCAACAACCCTTCACTTGAACTAATGAGAACTATCTTACTGCTTACTTACCATAATCCGCCTTTCCAACTCAAACATTTCTCCTTGTACTCCCTTTTACCAGAAGATTATGAGATTAGGCGAAATAGAATTAGTAGACTATGGATGGCAGGAGTTTTAGAAATGGGTAACGACATACTACCAGAAGCAGTTGCTAAAAGCTATATAATGGAACTTATTAGCCGAA AAGAAAGTTTTCTTGCTGCATGCGATGGAGAAAAAGGAGAAGAACAAAGAGGAAATCATCGCTGCTCAATCCAAGTGAAGGATAAAGAAATAAAGACAGGAAATGGTACATCACAACTTCGTTCCTTGATCATTTTTGTTGTTGATGAAACTTGTAAATTCAATGAATTGCCATCTGGTTTAAAATTGTTAAGAGTGCTGGATTTAGAAGATGCTCCAATCGATGAACTACCCA TCTTTACTCCCAAAATTGAGAAGCTTCCGAATGAAATTGTGAAGCTGCAAAATTTGAGGCAACTAAACGCTTCCTACTTGACAAAGAGAGAACTGAAATATTTCCTTGAGGAAATTTGGAGCATAGTTGTACCCCAAATATTT GCATTGCCTAATTTGTTGAAACTTAATCTTTCCAATAACGCATTTGTAGAAGAGCGACTGTGTTTGGTTGAAGGGTTCAAAAAGCTTCAATATTTAAATTTACGCCAATTCCCTCAGCAGAAAGAGATTGTGATAGAGACTAGGGTGATGCCTGGGCTCAAGGactcaaaatcttcaaatgcAAGGAGCCGATTCGATTGTCATAcagatgttcgaatgaattggtGGAGAGCATATGCGGAAAAGGAAACTGCTCCCATCTACACCACACATCTTACTCACCAGAACTGA